A single genomic interval of Amycolatopsis albispora harbors:
- a CDS encoding TNT domain-containing protein: MRYRIDAAERPDSLYAVWNGGVFRAQRSTADGTVLLVAQPGEEAPEDFDTEWNGRPAKVVPEAEAATTFSVQTHCLFADEIYRVAPQDGEALTLRWTGQDEARARELGLTEFTTTAAPEEVEALWQERHDFVAANGPRPERGTGDPNALLRAIGRTMLKVLPDGWERVGAQLRQVGGYAELEVRAIAGDLVVSLSPPAELGQLFTLLRSAMYQPSTGTWFEGTFTLDSSSNFDFDFDVDAEPHWRLAPGEGGRPTARAYEAELELYPRDRKHVPDWLAAKAGLPLDVVFRQAKVVDSHIEGEKPVVNRPPLPPDEVRRVLDYLYRSPVAFGRPVPLPDLFSPHGRPDVPDAFHTDGTWIWPAAVPHYLRKYGVPPEPELVDHIRANLHRPPYVPDKLRHTAEAEVLGKPYPPQSEEDLPKPDEHARGERDGDGLPKLRAAGVLDVLHRRLAELGVPASRYRIGEPADGAWCLRRVGGHWEVARFEGGEPVDPVPFDHVQDAARHLVGTMVLYPALAREPEEAESGHPTDWPILPLRGEPPLNFFRAKRMVVLPAGTVVQRFGNEAGNLVHPEHVRFPETSLAFEREREQHTYVVHRPLRVLTGITVPWGALPGGAVAYLLPRPLGQHVETKAMEKVSA, encoded by the coding sequence GTGCGCTACCGAATAGACGCCGCTGAGCGGCCGGACTCGCTCTACGCGGTGTGGAACGGTGGGGTGTTCCGCGCGCAGCGCTCGACCGCGGACGGCACGGTGCTGCTCGTCGCGCAGCCGGGGGAGGAAGCGCCGGAGGATTTCGACACCGAGTGGAACGGCCGTCCGGCGAAGGTGGTGCCGGAGGCCGAAGCCGCGACCACGTTCAGCGTCCAGACGCACTGCCTGTTCGCCGACGAGATCTACCGCGTCGCCCCGCAGGACGGCGAGGCGCTGACCCTGCGCTGGACCGGGCAGGACGAGGCCCGCGCCCGCGAACTCGGCCTGACCGAGTTCACCACCACCGCCGCGCCCGAGGAGGTCGAGGCGCTCTGGCAGGAACGCCACGACTTCGTCGCCGCGAACGGGCCCCGGCCGGAACGCGGCACCGGTGACCCGAACGCCCTGCTCCGCGCGATCGGCCGGACCATGCTCAAGGTGCTGCCGGACGGCTGGGAACGGGTCGGCGCGCAGCTGCGCCAGGTCGGCGGGTACGCCGAGCTGGAGGTCCGCGCGATCGCCGGTGACCTGGTCGTCTCGCTCTCGCCGCCCGCCGAGCTGGGGCAGCTGTTCACCCTGCTGCGCTCGGCGATGTACCAGCCGTCGACCGGCACCTGGTTCGAAGGCACCTTCACGCTGGACTCCAGCTCGAACTTCGACTTCGACTTCGACGTGGACGCCGAACCGCACTGGCGCCTGGCACCCGGCGAAGGCGGCCGCCCGACCGCGCGTGCCTACGAGGCCGAGCTGGAGCTGTACCCGCGCGACCGCAAGCACGTGCCGGACTGGCTGGCCGCGAAGGCCGGGCTGCCGCTGGACGTGGTGTTCCGCCAGGCCAAGGTGGTGGACAGCCACATCGAGGGCGAGAAGCCGGTGGTCAACCGGCCGCCGCTGCCCCCGGACGAGGTGCGGCGGGTGCTCGACTACCTGTACCGGTCGCCGGTGGCCTTCGGCCGCCCGGTGCCGCTGCCCGACCTGTTCTCCCCGCACGGCCGCCCCGACGTGCCGGACGCCTTCCACACCGACGGCACCTGGATCTGGCCCGCCGCCGTGCCGCACTACCTGCGCAAGTACGGCGTGCCGCCGGAGCCGGAGCTGGTCGACCACATCCGGGCCAACCTGCACCGGCCGCCGTACGTGCCGGACAAGCTGCGGCACACCGCCGAGGCCGAGGTGCTGGGCAAGCCGTACCCGCCGCAGTCCGAAGAGGACCTGCCCAAGCCGGACGAGCACGCCCGCGGCGAGCGCGACGGCGACGGCCTGCCGAAGCTGCGGGCCGCCGGCGTGCTCGACGTGCTGCACCGGCGGCTCGCCGAGCTGGGCGTGCCCGCGTCGCGGTACCGGATCGGCGAACCGGCCGACGGTGCCTGGTGCCTGCGCCGGGTCGGTGGCCACTGGGAGGTCGCGCGGTTCGAGGGCGGCGAGCCGGTGGACCCGGTGCCCTTCGACCACGTCCAGGACGCCGCCCGGCACCTGGTCGGCACGATGGTGCTGTACCCGGCACTGGCGCGCGAGCCGGAGGAGGCCGAGTCCGGGCACCCGACCGACTGGCCGATCCTGCCGCTCCGGGGTGAGCCGCCGCTGAACTTCTTCCGCGCCAAGCGGATGGTGGTGCTGCCCGCGGGCACGGTGGTCCAGCGCTTCGGCAACGAGGCAGGCAACCTGGTGCACCCGGAGCACGTCCGGTTCCCGGAGACCTCACTCGCCTTCGAACGCGAGCGCGAGCAGCACACCTACGTGGTGCACCGGCCGCTGCGCGTGCTCACCGGCATCACCGTGCCGTGGGGCGCGCTGCCCGGCGGCGCGGTGGCGTACCTGCTGCCGCGGCCGCTCGGCCAGCACGTGGAAACCAAGGCGATGGAAAAGGTCAGCGCGTAA